The Streptomyces sp. NBC_01317 genomic interval CCGGTCACGAAGAGCACCTCGTGCCCCCGGTCCCGCGCGGCCGTCACCAGGGGGAGCAGGGGTGCGAGGTGGCTCTGGACCGGTACGGAGGTGAAGAGCAGACGCATGGGGCACCAGCACCCTTCCCGGTGACGCGGGCCCCCGTCCTCGTACGTACCCCTCCCACGCTAGCCCGCCCCTCACCGGGCGTCGCGCGGACAGCGGGCACCAGGAGGCCACCTCAGGCGGTGACGCCGAAGGTCACGCGGTAGTCGCAGGCCCCCTTGCACGGCATGGTCGCGGAGTCGTCGAAGGCGTAGGAGTACGCGTACGGCTCGGCCCGCTTGAACACCTGCGTGTAGTCGACGGGCCAGCGCGAGGGTACGCAGTTCTCGCGCCCCGCCCACTCGTCCTCGCAGCAGTACGTCTTGCCGCCGAACGCCGTGCACGGGTTCGTGCAGCCGACCACCCGCCCGCCGGCCGTGAACCGCATCTTGTCCGGGCACGCGACCCGCTTCGTACAGCCGCCGGCCGAGCATCCGGAGGCGCTGACGGGGTCGGTGGTGTCGCCGCGGGTGATGTTGATGTACATCGGCAGGTTGGAGCCGTCGACCATGCTCACGTCGTAGAAGTCCATGGCCCCGGGCTTGGGCGCGCTGAGCGCGAACTCGGCGAGCGTGGCGGGGGTCGCGCCGCTCCCGGTGCACTGGAAGCCGCCCGCGCAGTCGCCGGTCTCGCAGTGCCCGTTCCCGGCGGAGTCGAAGGAACAGCCGGTACGGCCCCAGAACCGCCCGATCCAGCCACTCGGCACCTCGACCGCGACCCGCTGCCCGGGGGTGAGCTTCCAGCCGGTGGCGGCGAGGGGGTGCTCGGGGCTGCCGAGGGCGGCGACCCAGACGGTCCGGCTCTCGTTGTTGACGAAGGAGACGATCCGGGTGTCGGCGGTGCCGCGCCGGTCGGTGACGCCCGCCGCACTCCCACCCCGGGCCGGGGTAGGGGCGGCGCCCCGACTCTTCCGGACAGCGGCCCGCTTCTTCTTGGGCTTCGGCTTGCTGGACGCGGACGCGGAGGGACTGGCCGAGACGGAGGGAGCGGGGGGCGGGACAGAGGGCAGAACGACCGTCGGGGACACCTCGGGCACACCGGCGGTCCGTACGGAGTCCACGTCCGCCGCGGCCCCGAAGAGTGAGGGCCACACCAGCGCCACGACGGCGACCCCCGCCGCGACAACCCCGGCCCCCGCCCACCAGCCCCGCCCGCCCCGGGTCCGCTTCGCCCGGTGCCGCGTTCTCGCCATCGCCGTACCTTCCACCACTCGCCGATACGGGGGCCCCGACGGACCCCCCGTATCGGAGACGGCCCGAACCCCCACCCCGACAACAAGAACCGGAACACCGGTTTCCGTCGGTCAGGTGGCGAGGTTCGTACGCGCGCTCTCTTCGGCCGCAGTCGGACGCGAGCCTGCGACGACCTTGCTGGTCGTACGGCGGTGGTGGCGCAGGGACACGACGGTCAGGGCCGCCGCCAGGGCGGTCATGGAGGCGCCCGCCCAGGCTGTCGCGGCGTAGCCCAGGTCCGCGTCGATCACTCGGCCGCCGAGCCAGGGGCCGCTGGTGTTGC includes:
- a CDS encoding thaumatin family protein — its product is MARTRHRAKRTRGGRGWWAGAGVVAAGVAVVALVWPSLFGAAADVDSVRTAGVPEVSPTVVLPSVPPPAPSVSASPSASASSKPKPKKKRAAVRKSRGAAPTPARGGSAAGVTDRRGTADTRIVSFVNNESRTVWVAALGSPEHPLAATGWKLTPGQRVAVEVPSGWIGRFWGRTGCSFDSAGNGHCETGDCAGGFQCTGSGATPATLAEFALSAPKPGAMDFYDVSMVDGSNLPMYINITRGDTTDPVSASGCSAGGCTKRVACPDKMRFTAGGRVVGCTNPCTAFGGKTYCCEDEWAGRENCVPSRWPVDYTQVFKRAEPYAYSYAFDDSATMPCKGACDYRVTFGVTA